Within Vicia villosa cultivar HV-30 ecotype Madison, WI linkage group LG1, Vvil1.0, whole genome shotgun sequence, the genomic segment CCGATTATAAATCAGTTTATAAATACAAACCACGAcgttttaaatcaatttaaaactaaattgaaatttgtttaacaattaattaattttttattaaagtgatttttaaaatttgaactgAACTATTAATGTGGTTCAGTTCAATGCAGTTCATGAATCATGAACATTCTTACTGAGAGTCGTGGTTTATATGTAGGGTGACGACCAAACGAGAGTTCTCattattctaaaataaataatCTTAATATCcacttatatttaaatttatatttacttaattaattcagttttaaataaaaatataattattttttaaattttacgtAATCGCTTAATCAATTAAAActcttaatttattaaataattaatataaatttttatacttaaatgataattattaaaatatattaataatataatttacaaATATAAAATATTCCAACATTGTGTATACAACCTTgacttcaaaattttaaaatcataATTATAACTTAATTACCCAAGTGGATTGTCATACTCCACTTAAAACTAAATATAGACTATAGTCCTATTCTATAGtccatattaaataaattatagaaaACAGAAAACACAATATTGGAGAATTTGAATTCTCTAAGGAATCCATAAACCTTCACATCCAAATTTAATTCAGTTGACAAGTTTTTTAATCACTAAGCTAGACATTCGAGTTGTTAGGTTCAAAGCCATTTCATGACTCACGCTCTACGGTCACCAATATCGAGTCCACCGGAGGATATTTAATGGAGAACCGCAATGTGTCTCCCTTCTGTAGGTTGCGCTCTTTACAAAAGTCAGACCATCCACCGAATATATACCTATCTATAGTACCTGCCCTCTTTACCATCTCGCAGTAGTACGGAACGCCAGTGTTGCGATCAATCAAGACAATTCTTGGAATCTTCCCGGATATACATGCACGAATCACATCTCTTGGAATACCCTGAAACAGAACATCAAACTCGAATTTTAGTTGCCTACTTTCTATAATCAATtcttatttttaatgttatttgtCGCAGAATAACTTACCAACACATTGTTTCTCAGCTTAACAGGATTTTCAACGACTCGGGTCCAGCATTCCTCTTTCACAGCCATTGTTTCTGCAGTGGATTTCCTACAAAAATTAAACACAGATTATAGCATGATCCATTAACACACTTTAACTTAACGGTCGATATATTCATATCTCCTGATCAAACCAGCTTATTCCATAAGCAGTCATTTTATACCTAACAGAACTAGAACAATTGACACACTTGCGGGAAAATTTGACTTTCGCTTTGTCTTTCTGCTTCATGGCAGACTTTTGCACACTGTGTCCAACAACTTTTTCCTTCCTTTTCATCTTCTCCGGATATGTTTCAGCTCCTCCATTCCTACGCCGATTCAATAAGAAATATCAGTCATGAATATGTACTCCTTTTTACCTATGTCTAAAATATTATACAACACATTTACCTTGAGGCGTTGGTGGTTCCGTGATCCTTTTTTTCCCGTGTTCGCCTTTCACCATTACCACAACTTCCAGAATAAGGGGCTTCCTTCTTGACTTCACACCGCATTGCTGCGCCATCATTGGTCATTGCAAAGGTGGCTGCCTCACCATTTTGTTTGCCTGACCCTGAATAAGATTTTCTTCTGCAACACAATGTACCAACAAATAAATATGCTTATTTAAAGACTAAGTAGTAGCAAAAATTATACTTTTATACTAAACATGTTGGTTATAACCATTAAATAGGAAGAAACAATTACCTTTTGGATGCAGAGGGTTGAAATGAAGCACGGTAAACAGCTGCATGATAGGTTTTTCTTCCATGCCCGTCAGCAATGACTGGTGCCGGTTGTTTCCCTTTCCCTTTCTTACAGCCTACTGCAATTTGTTCACGCTCCAAATCATGTCTTGCTGTTCCACCATGAAGTTCTTCCTCGATTTCTTCAATCGCATCCATGCTTTCTTTTTTCACAGCACGAATCTCTTCCAACATTCGGAGGAGTACACACCTCCGAGTGCGTTTCGAAATGGGCTGCATTTCAACAAGTTCTTCCTGACATCTGCACAAACACAATTTTTCTGTTTATCGACAAGCCGCATCATCTTTAATCATTACATATAACATTTTTCAACCTAAGCGGTTATCTAATGTCAGATCCGATATTTGAGGGTTCATCAATATACATGCACGGAAAGCAAATTACAAAAAGGTTAATACAATCCTATGGCCACTACAAATACATGCAAGGATAAATAAAACCAGGTATCTTCTGTTACTTTAACGTTTTGGATAAGAGATTGGTTTAAGGCGGTGTATCTGAATCTACGACCATATAATAACGAATACGATTCAAATGAATGACGACAATAATCTAAGATGATATTACCTTGAACCGGTTGTTGGGGATCGTTTGAGTGAGCTTCCTTCCATTGTTTGCCACAGATGTACTTCGATGACTTCCGATGGTTTGTGGGGGTGCTTTTATCTGCAACAAATACCTAGAGACAGGGGTGGAGTATTTATGTTTGCTCTAGAGAATTCAGTTTTCCAAGTATGTCAATCGTTCA encodes:
- the LOC131647496 gene encoding uncharacterized protein LOC131647496, translated to MAVKEECWTRVVENPVKLRNNVLGIPRDVIRACISGKIPRIVLIDRNTGVPYYCEMVKRAGTIDRYIFGGWSDFCKERNLQKGDTLRFSIKYPPVDSILVTVERES